The sequence TCTTTGCCCGGCAATTTTTGGGCCTTTTTGACGAACCCGTGCACCAGGACCAATGTGTTGCCGTCGGCGAAGAATAGTAGCCGGTAAGCCTGCCCGCCAAACGGAACGCGGAGTTCCCGCAGGCCGCCGGTATCCGGCAGCACCCGGACGTGGGGCATCCCAAGGCTGAAGCCGTACTTCTCCAGCAAATCAAGCGCACGGGCAATCTTGGCCTGAGTTTTTGCGTCCGGAACAGCGATAAAATCGGCTGCCGGACAGGCTC is a genomic window of Bacillota bacterium containing:
- a CDS encoding type II toxin-antitoxin system RelE/ParE family toxin — protein: MWEIVFYKTPGGACPAADFIAVPDAKTQAKIARALDLLEKYGFSLGMPHVRVLPDTGGLRELRVPFGGQAYRLLFFADGNTLVLVHGFVKKAQKLPGKELQTAAARMKDYLQRRSLR